Part of the Nitrospirota bacterium genome, AAAGACAATGAGGTACGGGAAGAATCTCATTTAGGTATCCTTGTCTCTTTCAGGCTGTTATTTCCGACTACCTGAATTGCCACTCATGTCGTAACTTTAGTAAGCGTGGATGCCGTTAGATCGATGCTGCGCACGTCGAAATGCCCAGGATCTTGCGCTCCAATCGCACGAATGACCTAAGCTGGCCCAGAATATCCTGGACATTGTTGTAGGGCTCGGCGGGGGGAGTCCCCGCCGAGCATCGCTAGCCTCCAGAACGTCAAGCGTCGTCAGATCCGACGACGCTGAGAAGCTACTTGCTCATCTCCTCCATCTTCATGTCCTTGTGAGCCTCCATCATCTTCCCGTCCAGCATTACCGTTTGGCCCTCCTGCAGCTGCATTTCTGTCCCGTCCTTCGTTTTCATCTTGCCGTTCATCATGATCTTCGTACCGTTGGACAAGGTTGTCTCGCGATCCATCGGAGCAACCTCCCTCCCATCATGTATCATTATCAGCTTGCCATTCTTCATCATGATGCCATCCTTCTCGGCCGCCACAACGGGGGAGCCAAGGAATGACACGGACAAGAAGAGCCCTACAACTGCTAGTGTGACGGTTTGGTACTTCATCATGGCTTAACTAATCCTCCATTGAGTAATATTCAATGATGCGAATGAACTGCGCCTGACAACATGGGCACTGGAGTGGTAAGGAGGAGCGCCTGGTCCTGTACCGCTCCGTGAACGGTTTAGGATCGTTGTCGCGTAAGAAGTGTAACGCGAGTAACGAAACGGCGAGCCAGGCGATGAGAAAGAAATGAACGGGGCCAGCGGGCGTCCAGAGCGCCAAGGCTGTCCCAAAGGCATCGGTGACGCCCGATAAAGAGGCCAGCGATACAAAGAAAATGATCGTTGTGGCGGATGAGTCGGCCAGAAGATTAATCGAGACTGAGATAGGAAATGTAAGAGGAGCGACAAGCTCTGCTGTGAACCCATAATAACTCCTACCAGTTGGCTTGGTAGGAGTTATCAGTCCTGCGTTCATGCGAACGGCAGGACGGTTCTGGTCAACCCCATGACCATTGTTTATGGTGCGATGTATATAGAAAGCGATCGGGAGAGTCAAGGCCCTGATCAGTCACGTTAGAAGACTTCCTATGCGGCGACATAACGCTTGATCCTGAGTTTCTTGGCATGGCTGCGGGTCTGTGCCACATCGTACGCAAGCTGCATCCGAAGAAGGTGGTCCATGTCAGGGCCGAACGCTTTCTCAATGCGGAGGGCCATTTCAGGGGAGAGAGACGCCTTGCCGGCGAGAAGATCCGACAGGGTCGCGCGGCGAACTTTGAGAATGTCTGCGGCTTTGGATACGCTCAAGCCCAGAGCGTCGATGATCTCGGTTCTGATAAGGTCGCCCGGATGGGGCGGGTTCTTCATGGTCATTGTACCGTCTCCTTTCAGTGGTAGTCGATTAAATCAATGTCGCTGGCGGTGTGTGTTGGTTCGTGATAGCGGAACACAATGCGCCAGTTTCCAGTCACGGTTACACTCCAATAGCCCTTCATGTCACCTTTCAACGGGTGCAGCTTCCAGCCCGGAAAGCGGCCCACCTGTTCAAGGGTGAGGGCGGTCTCAAGGGCTAAGAGAACCTTCCTCACCTTATCGAGATGTGATGCTAAGACGCCTTTCGCATTACCCTCTGTGTAGAGCTGCAGGAGCCCTTTATGGCGAAATCTGATAAGGCGCATATAGCTCCCTTCATCATTCCAGTATGTACGGTATAGCCGTACATGTCA contains:
- a CDS encoding type II toxin-antitoxin system RelE/ParE family toxin, with amino-acid sequence MRLIRFRHKGLLQLYTEGNAKGVLASHLDKVRKVLLALETALTLEQVGRFPGWKLHPLKGDMKGYWSVTVTGNWRIVFRYHEPTHTASDIDLIDYH
- a CDS encoding HigA family addiction module antidote protein produces the protein MTMKNPPHPGDLIRTEIIDALGLSVSKAADILKVRRATLSDLLAGKASLSPEMALRIEKAFGPDMDHLLRMQLAYDVAQTRSHAKKLRIKRYVAA